Below is a genomic region from candidate division SR1 bacterium Aalborg_AAW-1.
ATATGTTCTTTTATTATCTTTAATAGCAAGTGCTGTTTCATATGCTGTTTTTTGATCTTGATACGGATAGGTAAAACCACTACTCGTTACTATCAGTAATTCGTGTTGCAAAGCATATGACAATAAAAGAGAATGTAATGATTTCAATACAGGATAAAAATCAAAAGATTGGGCAGTAATATCAACAACGAAATGATCTTTACCAACAATATCCTGCAACTCTTGGAGATGAGTTATAAGAATTTCCTCATCGTGATTCATTGCAACTGACTGATAAAAATACGATCCTATTCCACCAGCCAAAACAAGGATATCCTCACGATGAGCTGCTAATGTTGCATTATCTACACAAGGTATATCATAATGAGCGTTATCATATGCCTGAGACACAATAGCCAAAAGATTATGATAACCAGTTTCTGAAAGCGCTAATATGGTAAGAGTCCCTGTTGTAAGAATAGTATTTTTATCCTTTCATAACATAATAGCTTGAGGAATATAAGGTAATTCTACTCCAAGGAGTGGTTGAATATCAACTGTCTTTGCTTTTGAGTAAAAATCAACCACGCCATAGACACCATTAAAATCTGTCAATGCAATCGCTGGTTGTCATAACTCTTTTGCTCTCTGTAAAATAGCAAGATTAGACCCTATTCATTCAAGCATACTATAGGTACCACGTCAACGCAAATGAACAAACATCACAAAGCAAATAATAAAAAATAGAGATTGAAATACTACTCTCTTTTATATATATTTTACACCACCCATTCAACTCATTTTTATACTATCGTAGTGATCTTATGAAACTACTAACACGTACTATCATAACAAGCGCCATATTAGCATGTATATGATTTATACCATACAATATATATGCATATACTAGCAAAGAATGGAACTTACCATGAATCAAAATCATTAAACGTTCACAATGGGTTACTGATGAATCACTCATCTACAAAAACACAACAACGAATAACGTAGATTCCAATGATACGGACGAAACAGTAA
It encodes:
- the dnaE_2 gene encoding DNA polymerase III subunit alpha; amino-acid sequence: MFVHLRGRGTYSMLEGIGSNLAILQRAKELGQPAIALTDFNGVYGVVDFYSKAKTVDIQPLLGVELPYIPQAIMLGKDKNTILTTGTLTILALSETGYHNLLAIVSQAYDNAHYDIPCVDNATLAAHREDILVLAGGIGSYFYQSVAMNHDEEILITHLQELQDIVGKDHFVVDITAQSFDFYPVLKSLHSLLLSYALQHELLIVTSSGFTYPYQDQKTAYETALAIKDNKRTYDPDARKIQGAYHILSEDEVRTILLNNGYDGSDVELWMSNTLKVAEMSHVKIVLGQSLFPNYPVPDDIQILYDKYKDKLIQE